Genomic segment of Primulina tabacum isolate GXHZ01 chromosome 11, ASM2559414v2, whole genome shotgun sequence:
ttattaatatatataacaaatttatcaacttttgattatacatgatatattaataccatatctacatatattttatatcaccgtataaaatttatatatatttattaattaaaataaataaccattatttaatttatataattaactcatttattaatttaattctagactcctctagaatatgTATGAGAATTTGTACATGTTAATAATCACTACtactaataaaataattttatcagtaaattctcaattcaataaataaattattccaaACTCATTATAATCttatcgacgatccgagagcgccgatgtacTGAAGATataaatcttgttcatataacgaaaaatgaaaatttcgaagatcaaaatttttacTTACCATATTGGGCGCCTGCCATTTTTAGTAAACTCCTTTACAAGAGAGGCaattccactctccttccttatttagcaatcatgctaactttcatttctttcatcctatggaatcagttCATAAACTCTTTTGTAAGCTTCTTGCTTGATCTCTATCAAaatatagtcgccaaattccaaccccttgaaatttgactatctcaacgagaacacagaatccgatacttgtgtgaccctcaatggttcagggatacagctagccgtaggttcacatctccatgtgattaagaataacatttattcttattcgtacttaccctagttagccccattttttcatcaacaccttgatcaagatgtcaaaactcatttctgattgcacccattggatcatggtaagagtgtctagtagcgtcgtcccatgatcccctatgtaacgcccgaaaacctgaacacactaaccacatgcatttatgaaaatttatttgaatttatagTCTAGAAGCATGCTTAAGTATTTGCATGgttaaatgattatttaatcGAATGTTATGAATGTGAACCTTCTGTAGTCGAATTCACGATGTACGGAAAAGGCGAGAGAACCAGGGACGATTTTGATAAAGTTTCTATTTTTAGAAAGTTATAAACATAAATTCTATATTTAGAAAGTCTAAATTAGGAAAGCGGAAATAAATTTATAGTAAGGGACGAATTTAATCGATAACGAACTTTTACGAAGAAAATGAGTAGATTCGTGCGTGCAATATTAGAAAAGAGTAgcaccaaatattttaaatattgttgGGAATCTTAGTAAagtttaattaagtatttaattaattgcttAATTGGGCCTAGAGTAGgaaagatttaattaaataattagggCCCATCATGTAAACTAAGCCCACTATTAACTTATTTAAAAGAATCCTACCCTACCACAAAGTCCTCATTCACGTCTCCCTCATCCATCagcacacactcacacacactagagtcctaggaggcTGAAACCTAGAGGAAGCAAGGAAGGAAGGAAAAACTCGCACCCCGTTCGTCTCTCCTCGTGCCTTCTCTCATATCTAGTAAGAAATAAGGATCAAGCATGTTTTCAAACCCTTTTTCAAGCACCATTCAATCCATATTATTGCATGTATGCTGATGTGtgtgaaaaatttataaaagtgATTGTTTTTAATCTCATGCATGTGTATATCATGTTTCCATAAAAGATTGTTGATGTTTATTGAAAAGTGTTGAGGGCAGGATGCAAACCAAGGTGAACGAGGGCTGGTCTAGATGTTTAGGAAGAGGATTGAAGGGACAAAAGATGAACCAAACAGCTGCATATAGCTATCCAGCACTGCACGCAAACGCGTGCAGGCCATGAGGGAAAGGGAGGGTGCGGCTTGGGGTTCTATTGCCATGGTGGCTGCATGGGACCCTAGCCATGGTATTGAGGGATGGGTATGGGTCCTAGAAAGGTCTAGGATAGGTTTGGCTAAGGCTTGGACAGGCTGGTTTAGGGCTGGAACCGGAACTCCAGAACTTGCACTCGTGGGGGCTGTTTTGGTATGTCATGGTTCTAGGGGCTAAGAGGCTGGTTTAAGGGCTGGTCCAGGGGCTAACGACGTGCATCAGGGTCCTGGTGACGGGCTGGTGAGAGCCAAGAGTCGAACAAAGGGGCTAGGACAGCTGCTGGATGTGAGAGAACAGCTGCTGGGCAAGAGACGCACGCGGAGGGATGCTGTTGCGAGGGGTCTGGGGCCTGAGGAATCGGGTCTATGTTCGGAAAGGGCCTGTTAATGGTCTTATTTAGTGTCTAAGGAAGGGGTCTAGGGCTTGGTCCGAGGTCGTTTCGAGTCGTAGTCTGTTCGGGGTCGTAATTTGCCCGAACGTGTCAAAAAAAAGGGGCGAAGTGAGCCTAggttaaattttaaatccttatttcggtttttgcttgagcTTGGGGACTTCCAGCAACTTAAATTGTGTCTTAGGATGTTAATAAAGGTCTGGTCTTGGGTTGGTTCGAGTCAGAAGGGTAGTTTGGTCATTTGTTTTACTGAAAACGCAAAACAATGGTAAACGATCCATCTGGCAATAGAATTGAGTCATTTTTGAAACGTAGGACCTAAGATTAAATTTCCAGAAAGCTACTTGAtatttttgggtatttttaaagtttttaaaatCGAGTTGTCTCCTTGAGTCAAAGTCTAGGGTCGTCCGGATGCGTATAGCGTTGAAACGTGTGCAACGGTTCAAGGAAAGCCGATGGTGCTTTGCAACTTCCTAAAACAATTccaaatcatgttaaatgttatttttagaagttttaaaatatatgcatgatatattctGTTCTTCGAAGTTTAACATATTTGCATGTATTTGCTATTGTTAGCAATTTCGATGTATATGAATGATATGAGCCATTTTTGGGAATACTAAAGAATATGAAAAATCATGAATGTTTTATGAATTTAAAAGGTAAAGGGGAATATTTTTTAGGAATGTGAATTGATCGTGACGAAAAGGTAGAAAGGGATATGTTGAAAACGTGAACGGTGAACTTGCAATGAGAAAAAGAGAGTGAACCGTCGAAAACGTGGGCGGGAATCTCAATGATAACGGATCCGTTGAAAACGTGAACGGTGAAGTTATGTTTATGATAGTCGGGGGGATCGTCGAAAACGTAGAAGTTGAACCCGTCGTCCTAGtgctatggtttatagattgatcaatcgaataAAAGCTGTCACTTTCGAGGAGCGGACTTCACATAAAAAGGATAATTTTAAAAGGAAAAGGTTCATATTTAAGTATGATTTCAAAAGTTGCTACTTTCAAGGTTTCATGATTGTAtgaaaaaaatctatttttaataaaagtaatttttatgcatgtgattgtatagttatgtacttgctatatgaggtttgagcatgctgagtcattagactcactagatttgaatgGTTGCAGGTAATGATGATGTTGAGTTATGAGCTGCGGACTATCGAGTTATCCGGAGGGCGCAGTGCATACCCGAGGACCTAGAAATTCCGCATATGTTAAAgacttttgatgattttatggattatcgCTTTTATTTATAGACTGTTAGGGTGCTAGAATTATTGAGCTAAAATTTGGACTTTTAATGCTTATTTTACTTATTCCGCATGAATGATTATGGATGACATGGagttttgtttatttgattatttatgctagtttatttatgatgaaataattatgcatgactttACAAAAAAAAACTAGTGTAAATTAAAATGAATTAGAAGTTAGGGTCGTTTCACCCTAGGTATCActtatagtgcctgcaagaacctttagtcatggctAGCGTACAGTACGATTCTTTCagcacatatatcccgatcggaTCTACAACCATTGgcatatcgagagttgcatacgAATTCGATAGAaatgcgatttatctttgagtattaATTGTGTCATGGTAtatgcaactaggaaaacacctttccctaaagcacatttcttgctatGGCCAAatactccttgcactattaactcatcagattaCATAGGATATTTTCACCCATAGGCGAaaggtgaatccccgactacaatgcacttgctcctacgtatttcgaaactatacccaacctcgccacttgATGACCCTAATGGAGTTGGTAAatagatcaaagtgcatgctagtacgtatagcatCTCCATTGTCCATGTCAAAGggctaatgatgtacaaccataactgcggtctattccactcgataagtgaaaaCAACTTTGATAGtccgatggagggttgttcggtgcatcatcatatgatcactcatctgtGTGAATAGACATCTTCAtgtccttgccaatgaaacatggcattTACATCatatatgctagtctcgagctcaaaagacctttatccttgttttaggcggctgattcgactagaaacatgtttagaatataggTACaattcctaatgagtttcatgatcttacgttgccatGCAGATCTCATAGTaccatttgtatattcaaggactttatctattcagcttgcatgtgtatatagataaagtataatgccataatcgaataaaatcgtaaaatattattaaaataaagattgttttatatTTGAGTCAATAAAAACCCGAGCCAGAAGTTGACTTGCtgagcacctactctaacacgaATAATCGAATCAAACCCAACTAAATTTATTTGATAAAACCgaaacaaaaattaaattttgtgaAAATCAAATCAACAAAAAATCGGTTATTTCAGTCGTTAACCAAAGTAAccgattttataaaaaaaatataaaaaaaggtTAAAGCCAACAAGAATTAGAAGGTTAAGAAGCCCACATCTTGCGACAACAATATATTACGacaattataaatatattagtcatatataaatataaatatatatatatttaaaaaaagtcGGTTAAATATAAAATACCGAAATCGAACTGATTTaaccaatattttcaaaaattaaaaccgAGTTCCTAAATTAAACAAAtcgaattttcaaatttattttgttcAATGGATCAATTCAGTTTAACCGAATTAATGTTAAGAAACCTAAGTATAATTAAAAGGGCTGAACCATGCATGTGGATATAGCCCATCAGTTGGCCCATGACGATCGAGCCCATCTCCGGAAATGAAATTGTGATGAAAAAGGGGGGTTTGTGCCTGGAAGTGGGATGGGATCATCAATGGCGGATGGGATCATCTGCCAACTACAGAGGAACTCCGGAAAGTGGGGCGACGTGGTGGAAGAAATAGTGAGAATAGAGAAAAGGGTGTTTCCCAAACACGAGTCCCTCGCCAAATCATTCGAGCAGGAGCTCAGAAAGAACAACTGTGGCCTGCTTTACACGGAAATTGGAGGTGATGTTGCTGGATATGTCATGTATTCTTGGCCCTCTTCGCTCTGTGCTTCCATCACGAAGCTCGCAGGTTCGAATTCGTTTTATTTTTCGTTCTTTAGTTTGATTTTTGGATTAGAATGTGTGGTGTTTGAAGTTTTGCTCTAACATGCTTGTATGTGGTTAACTACTTTTACACTAAAAGATATATGATTTCAGAAATATATACGATTTTTCTTCGGAATATTTGATGGAAATCATGGGATTTCCATAATTAATTTCCTCAGTGGTAGATCGGCTATTGTTGTCTGCTGGTCCCTTTTGTCACGTCACTCCAAACCAAAGTGAGCTTTATGACCCTTGTCCGAGTATTCATCGCCTCGTCTAAGTATTCTTTAATATTGCCTGGCTTAAAATGTACATTGAACTCCCGTTCGAGAGTTCTTCCGCTGTCATCTCAGGTACTATCTTTATTCAGGATTCAAAGTGCCTTATTTTACAGTTTGAAGGTGCAACGTAAAATATCCATGTAAAAGCCACgaagtttaaaaattatccaataaTTAGAGGTTATTGATCTGGTGAAACTTATTAATTCTCTTTCTTTTTTCACAATTCTGTATTCTACAATGTGCTGAGGTTTGTTTTATCTTTGTTCCTAAAGGAACTTACTTTTATAATATGTGTTTGTAAATATAAAATGTAGTGAAAGAGAACTACAGGAAGCAAGGTCATGGGGAAGCATTGCTCAAAGCTGCAATAGACAAATGCAGAACAAGAAACATCCACCGCATAACGC
This window contains:
- the LOC142518337 gene encoding uncharacterized protein LOC142518337; its protein translation is MGSSMADGIICQLQRNSGKWGDVVEEIVRIEKRVFPKHESLAKSFEQELRKNNCGLLYTEIGGDVAGYVMYSWPSSLCASITKLAVKENYRKQGHGEALLKAAIDKCRTRNIHRITLHADPSRIPAVSLYKKFGFIVDTLVRGYYSSDRDAYRMYLDFDAD